The following are encoded together in the Geobacter sulfurreducens PCA genome:
- a CDS encoding MBL fold metallo-hydrolase, translating into MKNVPVILLVVLCLVVGFTPAQAAHYEIKQMEEGVYAAIALPEGKAASNAMIVVTPYQVILAGAHFIPEGIRELIDAIAEITPIPLRYVILTHHHPGYNHVDFDFPANVEIITSWQTWQSLRGESRQLRNHVTFFDKGLTLIRGKTVLVLNSTEFGHREGDIIIYLPNEGVLFTSDLFYNDVVGYMGEGKMRDWVVTLESLEAVGAKHVLPGLGDVSDRAGLRRFRLFFKEFLTEVLRHIEAGRSLPETKAQFRLPRYDAMPGFRTFFDVNVERAYLDLKEDLEAAATSTQSRTPAR; encoded by the coding sequence ATGAAGAACGTACCTGTCATCCTTCTTGTCGTGCTCTGTCTCGTTGTCGGCTTTACCCCCGCCCAGGCTGCCCATTACGAAATAAAGCAGATGGAGGAAGGGGTATATGCGGCCATTGCCCTGCCGGAGGGAAAGGCCGCCAGCAACGCGATGATTGTGGTTACCCCCTATCAGGTAATCTTGGCGGGAGCCCATTTCATCCCCGAAGGGATCCGCGAGTTGATCGACGCAATTGCCGAGATCACCCCCATTCCTCTGCGCTACGTGATACTTACCCACCATCATCCCGGCTATAATCATGTGGATTTCGACTTTCCCGCCAACGTGGAGATCATAACCTCCTGGCAGACCTGGCAGTCTCTCAGGGGGGAGTCGCGCCAGCTTCGCAATCACGTGACCTTCTTCGATAAAGGGTTGACCCTCATCCGGGGGAAAACGGTCCTGGTCCTGAACAGTACCGAGTTCGGTCACCGGGAAGGTGACATCATCATCTACCTTCCGAACGAAGGGGTGCTCTTTACGTCGGATCTCTTTTACAACGACGTGGTGGGGTACATGGGGGAAGGGAAGATGCGTGATTGGGTCGTCACTCTGGAAAGCCTGGAAGCGGTGGGGGCAAAGCACGTGCTTCCCGGCCTCGGTGATGTGTCCGACCGTGCCGGGCTCAGGCGGTTCAGGCTCTTCTTCAAGGAATTTCTCACCGAGGTTCTGCGTCACATCGAGGCCGGCAGGAGTCTTCCCGAGACAAAGGCCCAGTTCAGGCTACCGCGTTACGACGCCATGCCCGGCTTCCGCACGTTTTTCGACGTGAACGTGGAGCGCGCCTACCTTGATCTCAAGGAAGACCTGGAGGCCGCCGCTACTTCGACACAGAGCCGTACACCGGCACGGTGA
- a CDS encoding InlB B-repeat-containing protein has translation MIGLMIRVAGQLGRYARLLPATAGMVLVLQVAAQADVLTINGGAKFTNYPMVTLGINAALHGGTVQAMRFSIDDSTWTDWEPVAASKRFKLTEPLSLSFYDVFLQFQQDGVAVPDPPYPAAIVYDDLIDTGFFGGQGVALLGGTGSDRGKGVVVQPDGKLLVVGTVEQAAGNTDIVLWRLTAQGEPDTGFGVQGSVVIDAGTADRAAGVALQGDGKILVLGTVGSATTAWEVRRYDSAGVLDTSFGTGGKYQEGASGANEAGNLLVQPDGRIVIIGSRDVAGAKKIQVIRLTATGVLDSAFNGNTGYYRPNLPGNSFGNGVALQADGKILLVGTYANPSGETDLFVQRLKTDGTLDNFNDGLNNFFMAGDAGNDEGLGIAVQPDGKIVVVGAYQWGAGDTDIWVLRLNENGTRDNDFNAPVGDYKDGDVYNDRAEALVIQPDGKIVVVGSFGYATDTDILVFRLNADGTTDNTIYNFYGFYTINSGDDEGQGVALQPDGNIVLVSTFTREEGDTDIHVHRIFGRKETLSVSTTGGGSVADDLGAFTWVDLSGEGDYLQGDSVALTAAPATGYVFTGWGGDCAGTSPVCTVTMDGAKNVTASFSLDRPAAPTGLSGVPGNGTAGISWTASQESGITGYKVYYGITSGNYATPDPVGTTPAHVISGLMNGVTYYIAVSVLKNGVEGPKSAEITVTPGINLSVTVVGTGGGTVSSAPGGISCLDGSGCSAVFNAAPVVLSATPSAGSIFAGWSGACSGTDGCTVTQYGPVAVTATFTKMPPVKLTAGTTSYYSTIAEAYAACIGGTSCTIETQATELAGNVTLANAIAVLFKGGYDATFSSSPGLTTLQGVVTVGRGSLTAQNVVIR, from the coding sequence ATGATCGGATTGATGATTCGGGTTGCAGGACAGCTTGGCCGTTACGCTCGTCTCCTGCCGGCAACTGCCGGCATGGTGCTCGTGCTGCAGGTAGCCGCCCAGGCCGATGTTTTGACTATCAACGGCGGTGCGAAGTTCACCAACTATCCCATGGTGACGCTCGGCATCAATGCCGCCCTGCACGGGGGAACCGTGCAGGCGATGCGCTTCAGCATCGACGACAGCACCTGGACAGACTGGGAGCCGGTTGCGGCATCAAAGCGCTTTAAGCTGACTGAACCGCTCAGTCTTTCCTTTTACGACGTATTCCTCCAGTTTCAGCAGGACGGGGTGGCGGTCCCCGATCCCCCTTATCCCGCCGCCATCGTTTATGACGACCTCATCGATACCGGCTTTTTCGGCGGCCAGGGAGTGGCATTGTTAGGCGGCACGGGGAGCGACCGGGGCAAGGGGGTCGTGGTGCAGCCGGACGGCAAGCTGCTGGTGGTCGGCACCGTGGAGCAGGCGGCGGGCAATACCGACATCGTCCTCTGGCGACTCACGGCGCAGGGGGAGCCGGACACCGGCTTCGGGGTTCAGGGTTCAGTCGTGATTGACGCGGGCACGGCTGACCGTGCCGCCGGCGTGGCGTTGCAGGGCGACGGCAAAATTCTCGTTCTCGGTACCGTGGGAAGTGCCACTACCGCCTGGGAGGTTCGACGCTACGATTCAGCCGGCGTACTTGATACCTCTTTCGGCACGGGCGGGAAGTACCAGGAGGGGGCCTCCGGCGCCAACGAGGCCGGAAATCTGCTGGTTCAGCCCGACGGCAGGATCGTGATTATCGGCTCCAGGGATGTTGCCGGAGCGAAAAAAATCCAGGTGATCCGTCTTACGGCGACCGGAGTGCTCGACAGCGCCTTCAACGGCAATACCGGCTACTACCGGCCCAACCTTCCCGGCAACAGTTTCGGGAATGGAGTAGCGCTCCAGGCGGACGGGAAGATACTGCTCGTCGGCACCTATGCTAACCCGAGCGGCGAAACCGATCTCTTTGTGCAGCGACTCAAAACCGACGGCACCCTCGACAACTTTAATGACGGATTGAATAATTTCTTCATGGCCGGCGATGCCGGCAACGACGAAGGCCTGGGGATAGCCGTCCAGCCTGACGGCAAAATCGTGGTGGTAGGGGCCTATCAGTGGGGTGCGGGTGACACGGATATCTGGGTGCTCCGCCTCAATGAGAACGGTACGCGGGACAATGATTTCAATGCCCCGGTGGGGGATTACAAGGATGGCGACGTGTATAACGACAGGGCCGAAGCACTGGTGATCCAGCCTGACGGCAAGATCGTTGTGGTGGGGTCCTTCGGTTACGCGACCGACACCGATATCCTTGTGTTCCGACTCAATGCCGACGGAACTACAGACAACACCATCTACAATTTCTACGGGTTCTATACCATCAATTCGGGCGATGACGAAGGACAGGGCGTAGCGCTCCAACCCGATGGAAACATTGTCCTGGTGAGCACCTTCACCCGGGAGGAAGGCGATACCGACATCCACGTCCACCGGATCTTCGGCCGGAAGGAGACCCTCAGCGTTTCGACTACGGGTGGGGGCAGCGTTGCCGATGATCTGGGCGCCTTTACCTGGGTGGATCTGTCGGGAGAAGGCGACTACCTTCAGGGCGATTCGGTTGCCCTCACCGCGGCTCCTGCAACCGGCTATGTCTTTACGGGGTGGGGCGGCGACTGCGCCGGCACCTCTCCCGTCTGCACGGTAACCATGGATGGTGCGAAGAACGTGACAGCATCCTTCTCCCTGGATCGGCCGGCCGCGCCGACCGGTCTCTCCGGCGTGCCGGGCAATGGTACGGCGGGCATTTCCTGGACCGCCAGCCAGGAGTCGGGCATTACCGGCTACAAGGTTTACTACGGTATTACATCGGGTAACTATGCGACCCCCGACCCGGTTGGCACTACCCCGGCACATGTGATTTCCGGCCTGATGAACGGCGTTACCTACTACATTGCTGTATCGGTACTCAAGAACGGCGTGGAAGGACCGAAATCGGCCGAAATCACCGTTACGCCCGGCATCAACCTCAGTGTGACCGTTGTCGGCACGGGTGGCGGCACCGTGTCGAGCGCGCCGGGAGGCATTAGCTGTCTCGACGGTTCAGGGTGCAGCGCGGTCTTTAATGCTGCTCCGGTGGTGCTCAGCGCAACGCCGAGCGCTGGATCGATTTTTGCCGGCTGGTCGGGTGCCTGCTCCGGTACTGATGGCTGTACGGTTACCCAGTATGGCCCCGTGGCCGTGACGGCAACATTCACGAAAATGCCTCCCGTGAAGCTTACTGCGGGAACCACGAGCTATTATTCAACAATCGCTGAGGCCTATGCCGCGTGCATCGGGGGAACTTCATGCACCATCGAGACCCAGGCGACCGAGCTTGCCGGCAACGTGACCTTGGCAAACGCCATAGCCGTGCTCTTCAAGGGAGGGTATGACGCAACGTTCTCGTCCAGCCCCGGCTTAACGACGTTGCAGGGCGTTGTTACGGTGGGTAGGGGCTCGCTCACGGCCCAGAATGTGGTCATCCGCTGA
- the sfsA gene encoding DNA/RNA nuclease SfsA yields the protein MILPRPLYSGTLIRRYQRFLADVRLDDGTVVTAHCPNSGSMKGCCQPGSAVFLSLSDNPKRRLAYTWELVMADGYWAGINTGLPNRLVREGIENGTVAELLGYERIRPEVRYGTNSRVDLLLEGPGRCWVEVKNVTLVEGGTALFPDAVTERGQKHLRELMEVVRQGDRGVIFFVVQRGDGSAVAPADAIDPVYGRLLRQAVTAGVEALAYRALVTPEEIRLTERLPVLAGE from the coding sequence ATGATTCTGCCACGACCTCTTTACTCCGGCACCCTGATCCGGCGCTACCAGCGCTTCCTGGCCGACGTACGCCTCGACGACGGGACGGTGGTCACCGCCCACTGCCCGAACTCGGGGAGCATGAAAGGATGCTGCCAGCCGGGAAGCGCCGTGTTCCTTTCTCTCAGCGACAATCCGAAGCGGCGCCTCGCCTACACCTGGGAACTGGTCATGGCTGACGGCTACTGGGCGGGGATAAACACGGGCCTCCCCAACCGGCTCGTCCGGGAGGGGATTGAAAACGGCACCGTCGCGGAACTCCTGGGGTATGAGCGCATCCGGCCCGAAGTCCGCTACGGGACGAACAGCCGGGTGGATCTGCTGCTGGAAGGGCCTGGCCGCTGCTGGGTCGAAGTGAAAAATGTGACCCTCGTGGAAGGGGGAACGGCCCTCTTCCCCGACGCCGTGACGGAACGGGGGCAAAAACACCTGCGGGAGTTGATGGAGGTGGTGCGGCAGGGGGACCGGGGAGTGATCTTCTTCGTGGTCCAGCGTGGCGACGGGTCTGCCGTGGCCCCGGCGGACGCCATTGACCCGGTGTACGGCCGGCTTCTGCGGCAGGCCGTGACTGCCGGGGTAGAAGCCCTGGCCTACCGGGCGCTCGTAACGCCGGAGGAAATCCGGCTCACGGAGCGGCTGCCGGTGCTTGCCGGGGAATGA
- a CDS encoding hydrogenase — protein MVLLIGYGNRLRRDDGAGAVLPAMVEGGSPLGSVRAVEAHQLLPEMAEEIAAPEVTGVIFFDACPAVGGMSSVAAVSLAASSGEGALGHHLAPELLLAYAGKLYGRTPPAWLVTVPGEDFSHGEGFSDRARANLAEADHVARALVLRLSGG, from the coding sequence ATGGTCCTGCTGATCGGCTACGGCAATCGCCTGCGGCGCGACGATGGGGCCGGGGCGGTCCTTCCTGCGATGGTGGAGGGGGGCTCCCCTCTGGGCAGCGTGCGTGCCGTCGAAGCCCATCAGCTCCTGCCCGAGATGGCCGAGGAGATCGCCGCCCCGGAGGTGACCGGCGTCATCTTTTTTGACGCCTGCCCGGCCGTCGGCGGCATGAGCTCGGTGGCTGCCGTCTCTCTGGCGGCTTCATCCGGCGAGGGTGCCCTGGGGCACCACCTGGCTCCCGAGCTGCTTCTGGCCTATGCCGGGAAGCTTTACGGCCGGACCCCGCCGGCATGGCTCGTGACCGTGCCGGGAGAAGATTTCAGCCACGGGGAAGGGTTCAGCGATAGGGCCCGCGCCAACCTGGCTGAGGCCGACCATGTGGCCCGCGCCCTGGTGCTGAGGCTGTCCGGAGGGTGA
- a CDS encoding Ni/Fe hydrogenase subunit alpha, translating to MSRTITIDPVTRIEGHATITIRLNDAGAVADARFHVTEFRGFERICIGRSIWEMPGITARICGICPVSHSISAARAGDAILGVEIPPAAVHLRRIANLASLIQSHALSFFHLSAADLLMGMDEEPSRRNLWGLVAHHPEVARGGIRLRQIGQKIVSDVAGESIHPSWAVPGGVREPLSPEGRDRIAALLPEGLAIVRGALGMLDGIYARHEAEITAYGDFPSLFAGLTASDGGLEHYDGSLRFTDSAGVHVDELSPEHYAQAVTERAEPWSYMTFPYYHPHGDREGGGMFRVGPLARLNICDRAGTPEADRELAAFRQVRGAGGMVTGSFHYHHARLIEILHALERIGMLLDEPDILDRHVRSEAGVNRPAGVGFCEAPRGTLFHDYEVDDDGIVSRVNLLIATGMNNLAINRTIRQVAAEFIRGGEFTEGILNRIEHGVRAYDPCLSCATHAYGRMPLRVMLLGPDGTVLDEAKRGR from the coding sequence ATGTCCCGCACCATAACCATAGATCCCGTCACCCGTATCGAAGGGCACGCGACCATCACCATCCGGCTCAACGATGCCGGTGCCGTGGCCGATGCTAGGTTTCACGTGACCGAATTCCGCGGGTTCGAGCGGATATGCATCGGCCGCAGCATCTGGGAGATGCCCGGCATCACCGCCCGCATCTGCGGCATCTGCCCCGTGAGCCACTCCATCTCCGCTGCCCGTGCCGGCGATGCCATCCTCGGCGTGGAGATTCCCCCGGCCGCAGTCCACCTGCGCCGGATCGCCAATCTGGCCTCTCTCATCCAGAGCCATGCCCTGAGCTTCTTCCACCTCTCCGCCGCCGATCTTCTCATGGGTATGGACGAGGAGCCCTCCCGCCGCAACCTCTGGGGCCTGGTGGCGCACCACCCGGAGGTGGCCCGCGGCGGCATCCGTCTCCGTCAGATCGGCCAGAAGATCGTAAGCGACGTGGCCGGAGAGAGCATCCATCCCTCCTGGGCGGTGCCGGGCGGAGTCCGTGAGCCGCTCTCCCCGGAAGGCCGGGACCGGATCGCCGCGCTTCTGCCCGAGGGGCTCGCCATCGTCCGGGGCGCCCTGGGCATGCTTGACGGCATCTACGCCCGCCACGAAGCCGAAATAACCGCGTATGGGGACTTTCCCTCGCTCTTCGCGGGGCTGACGGCATCTGACGGCGGTCTGGAGCACTACGACGGCTCCCTCCGCTTCACCGATTCGGCAGGCGTCCACGTGGATGAGCTTTCCCCGGAGCACTACGCCCAGGCCGTAACCGAGCGGGCCGAGCCCTGGAGCTACATGACCTTCCCCTACTACCATCCCCATGGCGACCGGGAAGGGGGGGGGATGTTCCGGGTGGGGCCCCTGGCCCGGTTAAATATCTGCGACCGCGCCGGGACCCCCGAGGCCGACCGCGAACTTGCCGCGTTCCGGCAGGTGCGCGGCGCCGGCGGCATGGTCACCGGCAGTTTCCACTACCACCATGCCCGGCTCATCGAGATCCTCCACGCCCTGGAGCGGATCGGGATGCTCCTGGACGAGCCGGACATCCTGGATCGCCACGTCCGGAGCGAGGCCGGAGTGAATCGGCCGGCCGGTGTCGGCTTCTGCGAAGCGCCCCGCGGCACCCTCTTTCATGACTACGAGGTGGATGACGACGGCATTGTCAGCCGTGTGAACCTGCTTATCGCCACCGGCATGAACAATCTGGCCATTAACCGGACCATCCGGCAGGTGGCGGCGGAGTTCATCAGGGGAGGGGAGTTCACGGAAGGGATTCTCAACCGGATCGAGCACGGTGTGCGGGCCTATGATCCCTGCCTTTCCTGCGCCACGCATGCCTACGGCAGGATGCCGCTGCGGGTGATGCTCCTGGGGCCGGACGGGACGGTGCTGGATGAGGCGAAACGGGGAAGATAG
- a CDS encoding oxidoreductase: protein MELIGSGRLRLATVWLGGCSGCHMSFLDLDEYLLELSQAADLVYGPFVDAKEFPAGVDVALVEGAVTNRANLAMAGIIRQRSRTVISFGDCAITGNVTAMRNLLTVAETLDPFRCDGEASPAFDYAAVPQLLPRALPLHQVIPVDGYIPGCPPGPDRIRAAIECMLRGEPVHLAPGMLTFG from the coding sequence ATGGAACTGATCGGCAGCGGCCGGCTCCGGCTTGCCACGGTCTGGCTGGGAGGCTGCTCGGGGTGCCACATGAGCTTCCTCGACCTGGATGAGTATCTCCTGGAACTGTCCCAGGCGGCCGACCTGGTCTACGGGCCGTTCGTGGATGCCAAGGAATTCCCGGCGGGCGTGGATGTGGCGTTGGTGGAGGGGGCGGTAACCAATCGTGCGAATCTGGCCATGGCCGGTATCATCCGTCAGCGGAGCCGGACCGTGATCAGTTTCGGCGACTGCGCCATCACCGGTAACGTTACTGCCATGCGCAACCTTCTCACCGTTGCCGAGACCCTGGATCCCTTTCGCTGTGACGGCGAGGCCTCGCCCGCCTTCGACTATGCGGCAGTGCCCCAGCTTCTGCCGCGGGCCCTGCCGCTCCACCAGGTGATTCCGGTGGACGGCTACATTCCCGGCTGTCCGCCTGGCCCGGACCGGATCCGGGCAGCCATTGAATGCATGCTGCGGGGAGAGCCGGTACACCTGGCCCCCGGCATGCTCACGTTCGGATAG
- the hoxU gene encoding bidirectional hydrogenase complex protein HoxU — protein MPVITLTIDDELISGREGETLLQVIKEHGISLPTLCHMEGLSERGGCRLCIVEVAGSPRPLPACTTPAREGMVVRTRSERLENYRRMLVELMLAERNHYCAVCVSIGHCELQRVAAEMGVDHVRYEYLSPKLTMDLSHERFGLDHNRCILCTRCVRVCDEIEGVHTWDISGRGVKSRIIADLNRSWRESGTCTSCGKCVQVCPTGALFLKGAVVGEMVKDPTMLARVLEGREKKEWEG, from the coding sequence ATGCCGGTCATTACTCTGACCATCGACGACGAACTGATCAGCGGTCGCGAGGGGGAAACCCTGCTCCAGGTGATCAAGGAACACGGCATATCGCTCCCCACCCTCTGTCACATGGAGGGGCTCTCCGAGCGGGGCGGCTGCCGGCTTTGCATCGTGGAGGTGGCGGGCAGCCCCCGGCCCCTCCCCGCCTGCACCACTCCGGCGCGCGAGGGGATGGTGGTGCGGACCCGGAGCGAGCGGCTGGAGAACTACCGGCGGATGCTCGTGGAGCTCATGCTCGCCGAACGCAACCACTACTGTGCCGTCTGCGTCTCCATCGGCCACTGTGAGTTGCAGCGGGTGGCCGCCGAAATGGGGGTCGACCATGTCCGCTACGAATACCTTTCGCCCAAGCTGACCATGGATCTCTCCCACGAACGCTTCGGCCTGGACCATAACCGCTGCATTCTCTGCACCCGGTGCGTCCGGGTCTGCGACGAGATCGAAGGGGTGCACACCTGGGACATCTCCGGGCGTGGAGTGAAAAGCCGAATTATCGCCGATCTGAATCGCTCCTGGCGGGAGAGTGGCACCTGTACCAGCTGCGGCAAGTGCGTTCAGGTTTGCCCCACCGGTGCCCTGTTCCTCAAGGGGGCGGTGGTCGGCGAGATGGTCAAGGACCCGACCATGCTCGCCCGGGTGCTGGAAGGGCGGGAGAAAAAGGAGTGGGAAGGATGA
- a CDS encoding NuoF family protein gives MNPADLHAMAREEQARQEALRCRIMVCAGTPCLSAGALAVLDALRQAVEESRLDAEIEAVSTGCMGPCSRGPLVKVAVQGKPEIVYERVTPELARQILYSVVKGRRPPTASPLPPDHPYFTRQMKIVLANCGSIDPERIEEYVATGGYDALAHALHEMTPEDVCREISASGLRGRGGAGYPAGVKWNLARKAPGERKYVVANGDEGDPGAYMDRSVMESDPHRILEGMAIAGYAIGADQGYIYVRGEYYLAGRRLEAAIRDAERKGLLGSRVLGSNFSFRIDIRTGAGAFVCGEETSLMASIMGRRGQPWHRPPYPAQRGLWGCPTLINNVETLATVPAIIGRGATWYAGIGSTRSPGTKVYALAGQVETAGLIEVPMGTTLREVVFDIGGGIPGGKRFKAAQSGGPSGGCIPAEHLDTPLDYESMERIGTIMGSGGLIIMDETSCMPDVASFFLDFCRDESCGKCIPCRVGSMEMHRLLRRITSGTAWPDDLRRLEELCDLMGATSLCGLGQTAPNPVVSTLRYFRHEYEAHIRERRCPAGRCTMAAEQEPGPGGKALLHAVGVPGEVG, from the coding sequence ATGAACCCCGCCGATCTCCATGCCATGGCCCGGGAAGAACAGGCCCGCCAGGAGGCGCTGCGGTGCCGTATCATGGTCTGTGCCGGTACCCCCTGTCTTTCCGCCGGCGCACTGGCGGTCCTGGACGCGCTGCGCCAGGCGGTGGAGGAGAGCCGGCTCGATGCGGAGATCGAGGCCGTCAGCACCGGCTGCATGGGGCCGTGCAGCCGCGGTCCCCTCGTGAAAGTGGCAGTTCAGGGGAAACCCGAGATCGTCTACGAGCGCGTCACCCCCGAACTGGCCCGCCAGATTCTCTACTCGGTGGTGAAGGGGCGCCGGCCGCCGACGGCCTCGCCGCTGCCGCCGGATCACCCCTATTTCACCCGCCAGATGAAGATCGTCTTGGCCAACTGCGGTTCCATCGACCCCGAGCGGATCGAGGAGTATGTGGCCACGGGGGGCTACGATGCCCTTGCCCACGCCCTGCACGAGATGACCCCCGAGGATGTCTGTCGCGAGATCTCCGCTTCGGGACTGCGGGGGCGGGGGGGGGCCGGCTATCCGGCCGGCGTCAAGTGGAACCTGGCCCGCAAGGCGCCGGGCGAGCGGAAATACGTGGTGGCCAACGGCGACGAGGGGGACCCGGGCGCCTACATGGACCGCTCCGTCATGGAGTCGGACCCCCACCGCATCCTGGAAGGAATGGCCATTGCCGGCTACGCCATCGGCGCGGATCAGGGCTACATCTACGTCCGGGGCGAGTACTACCTGGCCGGAAGGCGGCTCGAGGCCGCCATCCGCGACGCCGAGCGCAAGGGGCTCCTGGGAAGCCGGGTGCTCGGCAGCAACTTCAGTTTCCGCATCGACATCCGCACCGGCGCCGGCGCCTTTGTCTGCGGCGAGGAAACCTCGCTCATGGCTTCCATCATGGGGCGGCGCGGACAGCCCTGGCACCGGCCGCCCTATCCGGCCCAGCGGGGGCTCTGGGGGTGTCCGACCCTCATCAATAACGTGGAGACCCTTGCCACCGTCCCGGCTATCATCGGACGCGGGGCCACCTGGTACGCCGGCATCGGCTCGACCCGGAGCCCGGGAACCAAGGTCTATGCCCTGGCCGGCCAGGTGGAGACCGCCGGCCTGATCGAAGTCCCCATGGGTACCACGCTGCGGGAGGTGGTGTTCGACATCGGCGGCGGAATCCCCGGCGGCAAGCGCTTCAAGGCTGCCCAGTCGGGCGGCCCTTCGGGCGGCTGCATTCCGGCCGAACACCTGGACACCCCCCTCGATTACGAAAGTATGGAGCGGATCGGCACCATCATGGGCTCCGGCGGACTTATCATCATGGACGAGACGAGCTGCATGCCCGACGTCGCCTCGTTTTTCCTCGATTTCTGCCGGGACGAGAGCTGCGGCAAGTGCATCCCGTGCCGCGTCGGCAGCATGGAGATGCACCGGCTGCTGCGCCGCATAACCTCCGGCACCGCTTGGCCGGACGACCTGCGCCGGCTGGAGGAGCTCTGCGATCTGATGGGCGCCACGAGCCTCTGTGGTCTCGGCCAGACCGCGCCCAACCCGGTGGTGAGCACCCTGCGCTACTTCCGGCACGAATACGAGGCCCACATCCGCGAGCGCCGCTGCCCGGCGGGCCGCTGCACCATGGCTGCCGAGCAGGAGCCCGGACCCGGCGGCAAGGCACTCCTGCACGCCGTCGGCGTCCCTGGGGAGGTAGGCTGA
- the hoxE gene encoding bidirectional hydrogenase complex protein HoxE, with protein sequence MNSTDNSPGKGTPDGLAADPRFKVVERTLKQYQYRADALLEVLHVAQETFGCLSDELMTHVARQLRVPPSRVYGVATFYHFFTLEARGEHSCVVCTGTACYVKRSAEIVTRLENEFDVKAGKTTADGKLTLSTVRCLGSCGLAPIVVLDGETVGRCTPDSAAAAVRVMLAEKSPARAETVRPVRRRKGEGQ encoded by the coding sequence GTGAACTCCACGGATAATTCGCCAGGGAAGGGCACGCCCGACGGGCTTGCCGCCGATCCGCGCTTCAAGGTGGTCGAGCGGACCCTGAAACAGTATCAGTACCGGGCCGATGCGCTCCTGGAGGTGCTTCACGTGGCCCAGGAGACCTTCGGCTGCCTCAGCGACGAGCTGATGACCCATGTGGCCCGGCAACTCCGCGTTCCGCCCAGTCGCGTCTATGGCGTCGCCACCTTCTATCATTTCTTTACCCTTGAGGCCCGGGGCGAACACTCCTGCGTGGTCTGCACCGGCACCGCCTGCTATGTGAAGCGCTCGGCCGAGATCGTGACGCGCCTCGAAAACGAGTTCGACGTGAAAGCCGGTAAAACCACGGCCGACGGCAAGCTTACCCTGTCGACGGTCCGCTGCCTCGGCAGTTGCGGGCTGGCCCCCATTGTGGTCCTCGACGGGGAAACCGTGGGGCGCTGTACCCCCGATTCGGCCGCCGCCGCCGTCCGGGTCATGCTGGCGGAAAAGAGCCCGGCCCGCGCAGAAACGGTCCGCCCGGTTCGCCGCCGCAAGGGTGAAGGCCAATGA
- the msrP gene encoding protein-methionine-sulfoxide reductase catalytic subunit MsrP encodes MKNSRFTLPSHEISPEEAFFNRRTFLKALGFAGLNAWPLLNACTNYAMERRELGGTLVNLKTLPARPNARYPLDRPLTDRQEAAMYCNFYEFTSGKDVWRYVDQFITRPWQISVTGLVKNPKVFDVDELVRTMPLEERTYRHRCVEAWAMAVPWVGFPLAELVKRADPLPGATHLRFLSFLRKDQAPNQSGLFSTDLWPYHEGLTLAEATNELAFLAVGVYGRELPKQHGAPIRLVLPWKYGFKSIKSIVEISFTDRQPSTFWSSLGPDEYGFWANVNPDVDHPRWSQKSERMLGTGERRPTVIFNGYGEHVSHLYRPPRREFFY; translated from the coding sequence ATGAAGAACAGCCGCTTCACCCTTCCTTCCCATGAAATTTCACCCGAGGAGGCCTTCTTCAATCGGCGCACGTTCCTCAAGGCCCTCGGTTTCGCCGGGCTCAACGCCTGGCCCCTCCTGAACGCCTGTACCAACTACGCCATGGAGCGGCGGGAACTGGGCGGCACCCTCGTCAACCTCAAGACCCTGCCGGCGCGGCCCAACGCGCGCTACCCCCTGGACAGGCCCCTCACCGACCGGCAGGAAGCGGCCATGTACTGCAATTTCTACGAATTCACCTCGGGTAAGGACGTCTGGCGTTACGTGGATCAATTCATCACCCGCCCCTGGCAGATTTCGGTGACCGGCTTGGTGAAGAACCCCAAGGTCTTCGACGTGGATGAACTGGTCCGGACTATGCCCCTGGAGGAACGGACCTACCGTCACCGTTGCGTCGAGGCCTGGGCCATGGCGGTTCCCTGGGTCGGCTTTCCCCTGGCCGAGCTCGTGAAGCGGGCCGACCCGCTGCCGGGTGCCACCCATCTGCGGTTCCTCTCATTTTTGCGCAAGGATCAGGCCCCCAACCAGAGCGGCCTGTTCTCAACCGACCTCTGGCCCTACCATGAGGGGCTTACCCTGGCCGAGGCCACTAACGAACTGGCCTTCCTCGCGGTGGGGGTCTACGGCCGGGAGTTGCCGAAGCAGCACGGGGCGCCGATTCGTCTGGTCCTGCCTTGGAAGTACGGTTTCAAGAGTATCAAGTCCATCGTGGAGATCAGTTTCACCGACCGGCAGCCTTCCACCTTCTGGAGCAGTCTGGGTCCGGACGAATACGGCTTTTGGGCCAACGTGAACCCGGACGTCGATCATCCCCGCTGGTCCCAGAAGAGCGAGCGAATGCTCGGCACGGGAGAGCGACGGCCCACGGTCATCTTCAATGGCTACGGCGAGCACGTGTCCCACCTCTACCGGCCACCGCGGCGGGAGTTCTTTTATTGA